The Terriglobus roseus region TAGTGGAAGAGGATGCGAAGGTAACGATTCTCCATCCAGACGATCCGCTTATGACATGGCCAAACCACATTGGAGCAGCCGACTTCGATAACTGGGTGGAAGAGCGTGGGCATGGCTTCACACGTTCGTTCGCGCCGGAATACAAAGCGCTCACCGAAGTGCATGACACTGACCAGGACCCGCAGCAGGGCGGCCTGCTCTATGCGCGTTATGGCAAGGGAACCTATGTCTATCTTGCGTACGCGTTCTTCCGCGAGATGCCGGAAGGTGTTCCGGGTTCATTCCGCATCATGGCGAACCTGCTGAGCGCAGGAAAGAATCCCGGGCTAGCGCACTAGAGCGTGTTGCGATTGTGATCAGTGTCGAAGCATATCTTGCGGCGGTAGAATGACAGCTATGGCAAAGCAGAGGGTAGTGGCCCGGCGCAGCAGTGAATCCGTGGACGACTACCTGAAGGCTATCTATGCGCTTGGTGGAGAACCGCCGCGTCGTGTCGGTAGTTCCGAGCTTGCTAAGCGACTTGGTGTGGCACCTGCGTCCATCACCAACATGCTGCAGAAGCTGTCCGGTGAAAAGGGTTCGTTGATCGATTACAAGCTGGGCCACGGTGTGTTGCTTTCGCCCGCAGGTCGTAGCCGTGCGCTGGAGATTGTGCGTCATCACCGTTTGCTGGAGACTTTCCTGTTTCAGGTGCTTGGTTATCCAATAGAAGAACTGCACGACGAAGCAGAACGTTTGGAACACTTCATCTCTGAGCGATTTGAGCAACGCATCGCAGAGAAACTTGGCGATCCGACACGCGATCCTCATGGTCACTGCATCCCGGCTATGGATGGTGCCATGCCTTCGCAGCATGGCGTGGACTGCAACTGCGGTCGTCCCTAGCGGAAGCGTAAGATTGCATATAGCGCTGTGCCGGATTATGCCAACTCGAATGCCCTCCTGCCGGGAGCTGTAAGTACGGAACCGGCCACTGTTCCTACTCCTGAGGCGATCTATTCCTGTCCAAACTGTGAGCATTGGATTGCGGAAGGCATTCTTGCGTGTCCAGATTGCGGCACGCTGGTTTACTCGCAGCATCTGAACAGCATTGGCGCTGCGGCTGCACGAGCAGAGCAGGAAGATCGCTTGGTCGATGCGCGCGAGTTGTGGCTGTCCGCTTTGCCTTGGTTACCGGAAGATGCTTCGCAGGCAGACCAGATCCGTCAGCATATTGCTTCGTTGGAAGGCCGTCAGCAGGCAGTCGATGATCGCCAGGCGAAGTGGAAGAAGCGGCTAGGACCACTGTTTCCGTTGTTCGTGGCCGCCGTGAAGCTGAAGAGTTTCTTCTTCCTCATCTTCAAGCTGAAGTTCCTGCTCGGTTTTCTGGGCTATTTCGCTTTGTATTGGGCGCTTTTCGGCTGGAAATTTGCGCTTGGATTTATCGCAGCAATCCTTGTGCATGAGATGGGGCATTATGTGGCGGTACGCCGGCGGGGGTTGCGGGCGGACCTGCCGGTGTTGCTACCGGGGCTGGGGGCCTATGTCCGCTGGTACAGCGAGGGCATTACGATGCCGGAGCTGGCGGCCATTGCGCTGGCGGGGCCGGTATGGGGATTGGGTGCGGCGGTTGCGTGCCTGGGGCTGTTTGTGTGGACACATCAGCCGGTGTTCCAGGCGCTGGCTTATACCGGTGCACTCATCAACCTGGTGAACCTCATCCCGGTGCTGTGGTTTGACGGTGCGCAGGCGACGTATGCGCTGAACCGGCTGGGACGCGGGTTGCTGCTAGTGTCGTGCGTGCTGTTCTTCGGCCTGATGCATGAGGGAGTGTTCCTGTTCCTGGCTGCAGGTATGGCATGGCGTATGTTTACGCCGGATGCGCCGCAGGAGAACAGTGTGCGGACGCTTACGGTGTATCTGGCGCTACTGATTGCGCTGGGAGCGTTCCTGTACTTCGTGCCTGATCCGGGTGCGATCGGGCGTCGTTAAGCGGCGTCATAACCGTCCAATGGATTAGGTCGTCGCGTTCCTGGCGGGACAGCCGCTCAGAGGCTTGTTGCATCGGACGTGGAGAGGTCTGGGAATGGGCGATCCTTCTGAGGCCTTAAGGTTGGCGTAAGCCACATCTGGGACACTTTCCGAGACGAGTCGGTTTTCCGGCCGCCGAGTCAGTGAACGGGAGTTTGGACACTTGGCAGAACTGCATTCTCTATCGCGCCGGTCGTTTCTGCGGCAGACATTCGCGTTTTCGGCTCTTGCGGCGATCCATCCGTCGTCCTTGTTTGCGCAGTCGGCTTCGTTCGCCAAGCCGGATTCCGGGGCGGCGCATATGTTCATGATCGGAGACTGGGGTACGGATAAGTACCTGGACCAGCAGAAGGCTGTGGCTGTGTCCATGGCGAAGTGGATGGAGAATAACCAGAGCCATCCGGGTGCGATGTTCCTGCTGGGGGACAACTGGTATGGACGTCTTCCCGGCGGCGTGAACGATCCGCGATGGAATGACCAGTTCGAGAACATGTATCCCACGAACCTGTTTCCCGGACCTGCTTACGCGGTGCTGGGGAACCATGACTACGAGCACCATGCAGGGTTCGACAAGGTGCAGTTGCAGCTCGACTATCCGAAGCAGCATAAAACACGCTGGACGTTGCCAGACAAGCGATACACCTTTACGTGGCCGGAGAAGAACCCGTTGATCACGTTCATCTGCCTAGACTCGAACCTGCCGGGTACGAAGTCGTGGGACTTTTCGCCGGGAAGCTATCTGATGAGCCATGCTGACGCCGATGCGCAGGACGCATGGTTTGCCGAGCAGTTACGCAAGCCGCGGACGACGCCGTTTGTGGCGGTTGTTTGCCATCATCCGCTGTACACCAACGGTGTTCACCGTGATAACCGCATCCTGATTCCTCGCTGGGATCCTTTGCTGCGCCAGCATAAGGTGGACTTCTACATCACCGGTCATGACCATGACCTGCAGCACCTGGAGTTCGATGGGCATCCGACGTCGTTCGTGGTGAGCGGCGGAGGCGGAGCGGAGCTGGTGAACTGGTCTGTTCCGCCGGAGAAGCGTGGGCCGTTTGGCGGCAAGGTGATCGGGTTCACCCATCTGGAAGCTGCGAAGGATGCGGTGATTCTGCGGCATGTGGGCGCCGATGCGAACCAGTTGCATGCCTTCCGGAAGACAACCGATGGGAAGATTACGATCCTGAATTCATAGGTACTTCGTACCGTTCTCGACGCCTTCGGCGAGGATAGTGGGATACCCTCCCCCCTCCCCCTTTTTTCCTAAAATTGTCTTTCTATTGGGTTTACGTTTTGGGTGGCTGTAAAATCGTCTGCCCATTGGGGTTACGGGCAAAATCGTCTTTCTAAACGAGTTAGGGCCGCGTATTTGCGCGGCCCTTTTCTACGTAGTTCTATTCTAGTGGTCTGGCGGAAATACTATGCCAACTCTATTTCTTTTGATTTGTTGGGGTTGGGAGGTTTGGGGGCTTGACAGCACTTCGTGCTGTTCTCGACGCCTTTCGCGTGGAGCCAGTTGCCAGATTCTGAGTGCCCGTAGGGCTGATGGCGGCTAAGCGGCGAATTCAATCCGAAGATATTCCATTTTGTACTTTCGCCCAGGTAGATCGACTCGGTAGTCTGAACGCGCTGTAAGAGCCTGCAGTCCAACCCAACTTGGTGTACTGAGTCCCGTTTGGGGGGTAAGAGCTATGTTGGCTTCAAAATTGTCCAAGCCAGAGAACAAGACTCCCGAGACTTCAAGCAAGAGGCCAGGGTTGGGCGGTTCGACGCTGGCAACGCGTGGATTCGACCGTGGTCAAGCGGGGTTTCCTCAACGAGAGATCAGAAATCAGGCAGCGCTGCGACGTTCGGTGCAGCAGGCTTCGCACACCGATCAAGAGATCAGCCCAGAGAACGCGTCGATCTCAAACGAGCGGCACGGCCTTTCGCTCGCCTTCCGCAACATCCCTGTATTTCCACCTGAAGACGCAAGCCAGCCACAGCCACCTTTCTTGTCCCGTCCAGTGCAGTTCGCAGGCGTCCAGAGAAAACTTGAAGTTGGAGCAGTGGACGATCCGTTGGAGCATGAAGCCGATCGCATGGCTGCGCACGTGATGCGGTTGCCGAGCACAGCATCCGTGACGCCTCCCACAGGGATGGCTGGCGGAATTTCAGCATTGCGGCGCAAGTCCACCGGTCCGCGAGATTCGAGTCTTAGCTCATCGCCCAATGATTCAGGAGCGACTGCCCCGCCTATCGTGCACGAAGTACTGCGTTCGCCTGGTCACCCTCTCGATCGCAAGACTCGGAGCTTTATGGAGGAGCGTTTCGCCAGTGACTTCAGTGATGTCCGCGTTCACGTTGATTCGCAGGCGGCGCAGTCCGCGGCGGCGGTACGTGCGCGTGCTTACACGGTGGGAAACAACGTTGTGTTTGGCGCGGGCAACTTCGCACCGGCCAGCCACGAGGGCAAGCGCCTGATTGCCCATGAACTGACTCATGTTCTGCAGCAGGGCGCGACAGTGCTACGTCGTGATCCGGAAAAAGATCCACAACCTTTGAAACCCTCTACGGATGCGAGCGAATTCCATGCTGACGAGGTAAAGGGCAATAAACGTACCTACTACCGAGGTGAGTATCGGGAGGTGCCAGATGGAAAGGGAGGAGTTGATAGAGAGGAAGTCTATTGGGTGAAATTCAACGTCGACGAGAAAGGGGTGATGACGGCAAGCGTCCGCACCGTCAACTCCGACAAGTCCTATCGCAGCCCACAATTGCGGTTCAAAGATGAGTTCAACAAGGCTCTGGAGACCTTCAAGAAAAACGGCGTCGAAGTGAAGGAGTTTGAAGGCGACTGGAGCTACATGTCCCCGGACGAGGCCTCTGACAATCTGCGGATATACCAGCAGGGGGTCAAGGGAGGAGATACAGAGAAGGACGCCGCCAGCAATACACCCACTGGCAGGGTCGTTACCAAGGCCGGATTCAAGATTGTGGATGTGAGGAATGACCCGGAGCCACAGCCTCACCTGAAAGACGAGAAAACCAGCTTCCCACGTGTGAGGGCGAGGTTTGTCCGAACGACAGACCAAGCGCCGGATGGGCCGTCCGGAGGCGGAGGTGGTGGTGGATCTACGCAGGGCGGGAAGACGACCCCGCAGGTAAAAGGACAGGGCGGAGCCAGTGCTCCCACCGAAACCGACGTTGAGCCCGCGGGTGGAGGCACAGGCGTATCCCCGAAGGTAAAGAGTCAAGGTGGAGTCAGTACGGGAGCTGATGTTGAACCCGGTGTCACAGGGAAAACCGGTGGAACCGCAGGAAAAAGCACAGGGCAGGCTCCATCGTCCGGTCGCTTCGGCGGCGTCGGTACCCTGGCGCTCCACTTTGGCATAGGCGCCGCGGCTGCAGTCGCCGATGCTATTGGTGCCTACTTCAAGGCGAAGTTCGATGCAAAGAGCGCACAGAAACAGACAGAGGCCTTCCTGGCAATCGCGACAAACAAGATCAATGCGAACCCTGACGAAGCGGTGAAGAAGATGCTGGCGAATCCCGAAGCCACGGTCTATGCATGGATTCATCTCGACAATTCAACGATCTCAAGCCTCGGCCCCGACGCATTATCGGGCGACCCCACCCTGCACACCTCTTCTCCCCTATTGGATCTGGGACCGATTGAATATGTGACTGGGCCGGTCGTTCCGGAATTGGCCACTTCGGTGCCCAAAATCGGTGGCGGAGGGCTTGCTCCCACTGTGACGCGCACCTTCATTATCGATGTTCCTCTGGCGACGCCACCTCTTGAGGAATTGATCGCCTACGCGAAAAAACGCAGTATGCCCCTGGACGATGTGTACGTCTATGCTTTGAATAAATTTCAAGCGGCCGCATCGGCGAACGTAGCCGTGCTGGAGACCCGTGTGCAACTCTTGCAGACCCGGCAAGGCAACGACGACACCTGGAAGAAGTTCGACGCGGAGTATAAGAAGGCCGAAAAAGCCCATGACGTTAAGCGGCAGGTGGCCATCTTGCAGACACTCACTTCCATTGATCAATCACAGCTATCCATCTCGGCCCAGCTCAACAACCTGGAAAAAGCGGCGCAACAGTCCGGCGAGAAAGTGGACTATTGGGAGCGCATGGTGAATCTACTCAAGCCAACTACGCCGTGATCGCGAGCTGCGTTGCACGACGATTCGCGCTCTACGAAATTGCGGCTTCGATTTGTTGGAGCTTTTTGGTTAGTAGTTCCTGTTCGCGCTGGTTTTGGGTGAGGGTTAGGGCGCGTTGGATTTCTTCTTTTGCTTCTTTGAGGCGGCCCATCTTCATGAGGAAGTCGCCGCGGACGCTGGGGAAGAGATGGTAGTTGGCTAGTGCGGTGTCGCTGGTGAGTTTGATTGTGTTGTCGAGTGCTTCGAGGCCTGCGGCTGGGCCTTGCGCCATGCTGACGGCTACGGCTCGATTGAGCGCGACGATGGGGGATGGGTTGATTTGCATCAGCGCGTCGTAGAGAAGGACGATGCGTTCCCAGTCCGTTTCTTCCGTGGTGCGAGCTTGTGCGTGGCATGCGGCGATGGCGGCTTGCAGAGCGTAGGTTCTTGCACCTCCACCTAGCTTTTGCGCTTGTGTGAGGGCGTTTAAGCCGCGGTGGATTTGGGCGTGATCCCAGAGGGCTCGGTTCTGATCGGGTAACAGGATGGCTTCGCCGTTTTTGTCTCGGCGTGCTGCGGTGCGTGAGGCCTGCAGTTCCATGAGTGCGAGAAGGGCGTGGGCTTCTGACTCGTTGGGCAGGAGCTGTGTGAGGATACGCGTGATGCGCAGAGCTTCTTCGCAGAGTGAGGAGCGCATCCACTCGTCGCCTGAGGTGGCGGCGTAGCCCTCGTTGAAGATGAGATAGACGACGAGGAGGACGGATTCGACGCGCTGATGTAACTCGTCGCCGCGTGGTGTTTCGTAAGGGACGTGCGCTTCGGTGAGTGTTTTCTTGGCGCGAACGATGCGTTGTGCGAGTGTCTTTTCCGGCACGAGGAAGGCGCGCGCAATCTCTGGTGTGGTGAGTCCGCCGATGAGACGCAGTGTGAGTGCGATGCGGCCTTCTACGGCGAGTACCGGATGACATGCGGTGAAGATGAGGCGCAGGACGTCATCTTCAATGACCTGATCGAGTGCGTGGTCCATGGCATCTGCCAGGCGTTGCTGTTGCCATTCGAGTTCGCGCGCGATCTCTTCGTGTTTCTGCATGAGCATGCGGCCACGGCGGAGCGAGTCGATGGCGCGTCGTTTGGCTGCGGTCATGAGCCATGCTGCGGGATTTTCGGGGATGCCTTCTTCTGTCCACACTTCGAGTGCGGTGATGAGGGCGTCTTGCGCGAGTTCTTCTGCGACGCCTATGTCGCGCGTGACGCGGGCGATGGCCGCGATGAGGCGTGTGGATTCCATCCTCCACACAGCCTCGATCGATTTGCGGACGTCGTTCATGGTTTACCGAGTGTTGTTCTTGAGTTGGTCGAAGCCTTCTGCGGCCTTCTGGACGTCTTCGGGGAAGTCGGCCATTTCCTGAATCTGGCGTACTTCAATGATTCCGTTCTCGTCGAAGGGCGCGCGCTTGGCCCACTCGATGGCTTCTTCGCGAGAGCGCACCTGAATGATCCAGTAGCCACCGATGACTTCTTTGGCTTCTGCAAAGGGGCCGTCGGTGACGGTGGGTTTGCCTGTGTTGTCGAAAGAGACGCGTGCGCCGGTGGATGGCGGCAGAAGGCCATCAAGTCCGAGGAGGACGCCTGCCTTTTGCAGTGCCTTGTTGTACTCCATCATTTTGGCTACGGCTTCGGCGGAGGGTGCAGAGTCGGGTGGTGCGGATTCGTAGCCTTTGGGAATGACGATCATCATGAAACGCATTTTGAATTACTCCTTATTTCAGATTTTGTAGAGGGCCGCCGAACTTGTAGGTGTTGACGACGATGCCGGAGGAGAGGGCGGTTGAGTTTTCAAGATGGAATGAGCGTGCGGGAGTTCCATCTGCGAAGAGGCGTTTGCCGGTGCCGAGCAGGACGGGGTTAACGAGGAGGACGAGTTCGTCTGCGAGTCCATGCTCGATGAGTTGCGAGGTGAGTGTGGAGCTGCCGCAGACGATGAGGTCTGCGCCGTCTGTGGCCTTGATGCGGCGGACGCCTTCGATGAGATCGTTGACGGCTTCGAAGGGACCCCATGCGAGGCTGTCCGGGGTGTGGGTGACGATGTATTTCGTTGCAGCGTTCAGGCGGTCGGCCATGGGGCTGCTGGGCGCTTTGGGCCAGTAACCGGACCATTGGTCGTAGGTGGTACGGCCGAGGATGAGGTCGAAGTTTTCGCCGTACATGGCGGTGACTGTGGCGAATCCTTCGGGGGTGCGGTAGGGGCCAGTCCAGTCGCCGTAGGTGCCGCCAGCGGCTTCAATGACGCCGTCGATGGAGATGTGTTCGAAGATTCTGAGCTTTCTCATTTGGGGGCCTCGGGGGTTAGTTGGATTTTCTTTGCGGGCGGATTCTGAGGAACTCGCGTACTTCAACGGGGACGCGGCAGGCGACGACGGCTTTGCGTGCCCAGGTGAGAGCTTCGTCCATGTCGGCGCATTCGAGAATCCAGAAGCCGCCGATGTATTCCTTGGCTTCGAGATAAGGACCGTCTGTGACGGTCACGTTGCCATTGGCTTGTTTGCGCAGCGATTTTGCGTGGTCCGTCGATTCGAGGCCACCAGCGAAGAAGCGGGCGCCTGCGGCGTCCATCTGCTGGTTTAGCTCGCTGATGTCGCGGATCATGTCGTCGCCTTCCAGCGAGGGGTCGTAGTTGTTGGGGTGCTGCACTGCAACGAGGAATTGCGGCATGGACTGCTCCTTAAGAATTCTGGCGGGCGGTTTTGCCCGCTATTACTAACTCGACGAACGGCGGAAACGGGATTCGACACGGTTCCGGAAATTATTTTTGATGCGAGTGGGCGGCTTCTCCGGGTGCTTCGGGAGAAGGTTATCTGGTTGGCTGAAGGAGGCGCGTCATTTTGCAAGGTGTTCAACAAACCACGTGACAGGCGTAGGGCGGGAAAGGTTACACTCGAACCCGTGAAAACCAAGATTCTCTTTGCCTCTCTGTTGGCTGCCGCGCTCGCCTCGACTGTCTCTGCGCAAGACTCCAAAGCATTCCTGGGTCGCTGGGACATGACGGTAACGCCTGCCAACGGTAAGCCGTACGCCCAATGGATTGAGCTGACCGATAACGGCGGCAAGCTGGAAGGCAAGTATCAGCCGCGCGGTGGCGCATGGCACCCGATTTCAGATGCCAATGTGGATGGCAACAAGCTGGTGCTGGGTGTGGAACCTGCTGGCCGAGGCCCGGCGGTGACGTGGGAACTGACGTCGCCCAGTGCAGGAAAGCTGACGGGTGTGGAGAAGCGTGGCGGGGAATCCGATGGCTCGTCGCTGGCCGGTGTGACGGCCCCGAAGCTGGATCGTCCGATGCCGAAGAAGTGGACGAAGCCGCGTCCGCTGTTCAACGGCAAGGACCTGACCGGTTGGGAACCCATCGGTATGGTGGCGAACAACAAGTGGGTGGCTCGTGATGGCGAGCTGGTGAATGACAACCCGGAAGTTCCGGGACAGCGCATTCCTCCTGCGGCAAACATCAAGACGACCGAGAAGTTCCAGGACTTCAAGTTGCACATTGAAGTGAACTGCCCGGAAGGCGGCAACAGCGGTATCTATCTGCGTGGTCGTTATGAACTGCAGGTGGGCACGGAAGGCGGCAAGCAGCCGACGCACGAGATGGGCGCGATCTATAGCTGGTATCCGCCGCCAGCAGGTTCGGAGCTGGGCCTGGGTAAGTGGACAACCTACGACGTTACGTTTGTTGGTCGCCATGTGACGGTGTATCGCGATGGCAAGCTGTATCACGACAACGTGGAGATTCCGGGACCGACCGGCGGCGCACTGGACAGCAATGAAGCTGAGCCGGGACCGTTCTTCCTGCAGGGCGATCACCACGGCGTGATTCAGTATCGGAACATTACGATCTCTGAACCGGCGAAGTAACTCTAGCTTTTGGAATGACGATGCCCGGCCGCTTCATGAGCAGCCGGGCATCTTTGTTTTTGGGACGGTGCATGCAGTTCGTGATTTGATTGTTGTTCTAAATTCACGGAACTGTTGTGCGCGTTCTGGACAATCGAAATGTCTGC contains the following coding sequences:
- a CDS encoding dihydrofolate reductase family protein, encoding MRKLRIFEHISIDGVIEAAGGTYGDWTGPYRTPEGFATVTAMYGENFDLILGRTTYDQWSGYWPKAPSSPMADRLNAATKYIVTHTPDSLAWGPFEAVNDLIEGVRRIKATDGADLIVCGSSTLTSQLIEHGLADELVLLVNPVLLGTGKRLFADGTPARSFHLENSTALSSGIVVNTYKFGGPLQNLK
- a CDS encoding metallophosphoesterase; translated protein: MAELHSLSRRSFLRQTFAFSALAAIHPSSLFAQSASFAKPDSGAAHMFMIGDWGTDKYLDQQKAVAVSMAKWMENNQSHPGAMFLLGDNWYGRLPGGVNDPRWNDQFENMYPTNLFPGPAYAVLGNHDYEHHAGFDKVQLQLDYPKQHKTRWTLPDKRYTFTWPEKNPLITFICLDSNLPGTKSWDFSPGSYLMSHADADAQDAWFAEQLRKPRTTPFVAVVCHHPLYTNGVHRDNRILIPRWDPLLRQHKVDFYITGHDHDLQHLEFDGHPTSFVVSGGGGAELVNWSVPPEKRGPFGGKVIGFTHLEAAKDAVILRHVGADANQLHAFRKTTDGKITILNS
- a CDS encoding YciI family protein codes for the protein MPQFLVAVQHPNNYDPSLEGDDMIRDISELNQQMDAAGARFFAGGLESTDHAKSLRKQANGNVTVTDGPYLEAKEYIGGFWILECADMDEALTWARKAVVACRVPVEVREFLRIRPQRKSN
- a CDS encoding 3-keto-disaccharide hydrolase → MKTKILFASLLAAALASTVSAQDSKAFLGRWDMTVTPANGKPYAQWIELTDNGGKLEGKYQPRGGAWHPISDANVDGNKLVLGVEPAGRGPAVTWELTSPSAGKLTGVEKRGGESDGSSLAGVTAPKLDRPMPKKWTKPRPLFNGKDLTGWEPIGMVANNKWVARDGELVNDNPEVPGQRIPPAANIKTTEKFQDFKLHIEVNCPEGGNSGIYLRGRYELQVGTEGGKQPTHEMGAIYSWYPPPAGSELGLGKWTTYDVTFVGRHVTVYRDGKLYHDNVEIPGPTGGALDSNEAEPGPFFLQGDHHGVIQYRNITISEPAK
- a CDS encoding RNA polymerase sigma factor: MNDVRKSIEAVWRMESTRLIAAIARVTRDIGVAEELAQDALITALEVWTEEGIPENPAAWLMTAAKRRAIDSLRRGRMLMQKHEEIARELEWQQQRLADAMDHALDQVIEDDVLRLIFTACHPVLAVEGRIALTLRLIGGLTTPEIARAFLVPEKTLAQRIVRAKKTLTEAHVPYETPRGDELHQRVESVLLVVYLIFNEGYAATSGDEWMRSSLCEEALRITRILTQLLPNESEAHALLALMELQASRTAARRDKNGEAILLPDQNRALWDHAQIHRGLNALTQAQKLGGGARTYALQAAIAACHAQARTTEETDWERIVLLYDALMQINPSPIVALNRAVAVSMAQGPAAGLEALDNTIKLTSDTALANYHLFPSVRGDFLMKMGRLKEAKEEIQRALTLTQNQREQELLTKKLQQIEAAIS
- a CDS encoding YciI family protein, which translates into the protein MRFMMIVIPKGYESAPPDSAPSAEAVAKMMEYNKALQKAGVLLGLDGLLPPSTGARVSFDNTGKPTVTDGPFAEAKEVIGGYWIIQVRSREEAIEWAKRAPFDENGIIEVRQIQEMADFPEDVQKAAEGFDQLKNNTR
- a CDS encoding site-2 protease family protein, whose translation is MPDYANSNALLPGAVSTEPATVPTPEAIYSCPNCEHWIAEGILACPDCGTLVYSQHLNSIGAAAARAEQEDRLVDARELWLSALPWLPEDASQADQIRQHIASLEGRQQAVDDRQAKWKKRLGPLFPLFVAAVKLKSFFFLIFKLKFLLGFLGYFALYWALFGWKFALGFIAAILVHEMGHYVAVRRRGLRADLPVLLPGLGAYVRWYSEGITMPELAAIALAGPVWGLGAAVACLGLFVWTHQPVFQALAYTGALINLVNLIPVLWFDGAQATYALNRLGRGLLLVSCVLFFGLMHEGVFLFLAAGMAWRMFTPDAPQENSVRTLTVYLALLIALGAFLYFVPDPGAIGRR
- a CDS encoding DUF4157 domain-containing protein, producing MGGSTLATRGFDRGQAGFPQREIRNQAALRRSVQQASHTDQEISPENASISNERHGLSLAFRNIPVFPPEDASQPQPPFLSRPVQFAGVQRKLEVGAVDDPLEHEADRMAAHVMRLPSTASVTPPTGMAGGISALRRKSTGPRDSSLSSSPNDSGATAPPIVHEVLRSPGHPLDRKTRSFMEERFASDFSDVRVHVDSQAAQSAAAVRARAYTVGNNVVFGAGNFAPASHEGKRLIAHELTHVLQQGATVLRRDPEKDPQPLKPSTDASEFHADEVKGNKRTYYRGEYREVPDGKGGVDREEVYWVKFNVDEKGVMTASVRTVNSDKSYRSPQLRFKDEFNKALETFKKNGVEVKEFEGDWSYMSPDEASDNLRIYQQGVKGGDTEKDAASNTPTGRVVTKAGFKIVDVRNDPEPQPHLKDEKTSFPRVRARFVRTTDQAPDGPSGGGGGGGSTQGGKTTPQVKGQGGASAPTETDVEPAGGGTGVSPKVKSQGGVSTGADVEPGVTGKTGGTAGKSTGQAPSSGRFGGVGTLALHFGIGAAAAVADAIGAYFKAKFDAKSAQKQTEAFLAIATNKINANPDEAVKKMLANPEATVYAWIHLDNSTISSLGPDALSGDPTLHTSSPLLDLGPIEYVTGPVVPELATSVPKIGGGGLAPTVTRTFIIDVPLATPPLEELIAYAKKRSMPLDDVYVYALNKFQAAASANVAVLETRVQLLQTRQGNDDTWKKFDAEYKKAEKAHDVKRQVAILQTLTSIDQSQLSISAQLNNLEKAAQQSGEKVDYWERMVNLLKPTTP
- a CDS encoding metal-dependent transcriptional regulator, with the protein product MAKQRVVARRSSESVDDYLKAIYALGGEPPRRVGSSELAKRLGVAPASITNMLQKLSGEKGSLIDYKLGHGVLLSPAGRSRALEIVRHHRLLETFLFQVLGYPIEELHDEAERLEHFISERFEQRIAEKLGDPTRDPHGHCIPAMDGAMPSQHGVDCNCGRP